GGGCGCGGGTAGAGCGCATCGGCCGGCAGGCGGTAGAACTGGTGGAGGCCGAAAACTGTCCCACCCTGCGCACCCACCTGGTGTTGGCCCCCGACCAGATGCTGTTGCAAATCCACGAGAGCGTGGGCCATCCCTTGGAGCTGGACCGGATTTTGGGGGACGAGCGCAACTATGCCGGCTGGAGCTTTGTGCGGTTGGCGGACTTTGGCCAGTTGCAGTACGGGTCGCCTTTGATGAACATCACTTTTGACCCCACCGTGCCGGGGGAATTTGCCACCTATGCCTATGACGACACCGGGGAACCGGCCCAGCGGGAGTATCTGATTAAAGAAGGCAAACTCCTGCGGGGGTTAGGCAGTCGCGAAAGCCAAGGGCGTTCAGGGGTTTCCGGTGTGGCCTGTGGACGCGCTTGTTCCTGGAACCGTCCCCCCATTGACCGCATGGCCAATCTCAACCTAGAACCCGGCAGCGGCGACCTGCAAGCCGTCATCAGTGACATCGAGCAGGGGATTTATATGGAATCCAACCGTTCCTGGTCCATTGACGACTACCGGCGCAAGTTTCAGTTTGGGTGCGAATACGCCCGGCTGATCGAAAACGGTCAGTTCACCAAAACCCTGAAAAACCCCAACTACCGCGGTGTAACGTTGGATTTCTGGCGGAATTTGGTGCGAGTAGGCGGCCCAGAGACCTGGGAAATGTACGGCTCGCCCTACTGCGGCAAAGGGGAACCCAACCAGGCAATTCGGGTAGGGCATGGGTCGCCGGTAGCCGTGTTTGCCGATGTGGAGGTTTTTGGGGGCGGCTGACCCATGTGGCAAGGGGTAATTCACCATTTTGGGGAATACTTACCCGTCAGTGACCGGACGCCCGTGGTCACCTTGTATGAGGGCAACACCCCCTTGATTCCCGTCCCCCGCATCAGCAGTTACCTGGGCAAAAAAAACGTGCAGGTCTGGGTGAAATTTGACGGTCTCAATCCCACCGGCAGTTTTAAAGACCGGGGCATGACGGTAGCCATTAGCAAGGCCAAGGAGCAGGGGGCGGAAGCGGTGATCTGCGCCAGTACGGGAAATACCTCCGCCTCTGCCGCTGCCTATGCCCGCCGGGCCGGCATGAAAGCCTTTGTCCTCATTCCCGATGGCTATGTGGCCCTGGGGAAATTGGCCCAAGCGTTGATGTACGGGGCGCAGGTGTTGGCGATTCAGGGCAACTTTGACCAGGCCTTAGCCCTGGTGCGGGAGCTGGCGGAGCACTACCCTATTACCCTGGTGAATTCCCTCAACCCCTATCGCCTGGAGGGGCAGAAAACAGCGGCCTTTGAGGTGGTGGACCAACTAGGACGGGCACCGGACTGGCTGTGTATTCCAGTGGGCAACGCCGGCAACATCACCGCCTACTGGATGGGCTTTTGCCAATACCTGCAACGGGGCAAGTGTCATCATTTACCCCGGATGTTGGGGTTTCAGGCCGCTGGGTCAGCGCCCCTGGTGC
This DNA window, taken from Gloeomargarita sp. SRBZ-1_bins_9, encodes the following:
- a CDS encoding TldD/PmbA family protein, whose product is MNPKTLLQAIDVPADWVGLRLVREKATHYHYRDGHPEHQGRTDTWGAMVEVSVQGRHYYSATNDITPSGLQRAAQCAYAYAANPQLPRTHAFPTPPAVTGRYSSPLRQPWWELQPSDLAELLVKVCHTLKVSEAIICSRAALSLTETETWWVTSNGAEVYQHFYYTANHFAATAQRGTETQTRTDHGTLARCYQGGLEWLLTDDLWARVERIGRQAVELVEAENCPTLRTHLVLAPDQMLLQIHESVGHPLELDRILGDERNYAGWSFVRLADFGQLQYGSPLMNITFDPTVPGEFATYAYDDTGEPAQREYLIKEGKLLRGLGSRESQGRSGVSGVACGRACSWNRPPIDRMANLNLEPGSGDLQAVISDIEQGIYMESNRSWSIDDYRRKFQFGCEYARLIENGQFTKTLKNPNYRGVTLDFWRNLVRVGGPETWEMYGSPYCGKGEPNQAIRVGHGSPVAVFADVEVFGGG
- the thrC gene encoding threonine synthase, whose translation is MWQGVIHHFGEYLPVSDRTPVVTLYEGNTPLIPVPRISSYLGKKNVQVWVKFDGLNPTGSFKDRGMTVAISKAKEQGAEAVICASTGNTSASAAAYARRAGMKAFVLIPDGYVALGKLAQALMYGAQVLAIQGNFDQALALVRELAEHYPITLVNSLNPYRLEGQKTAAFEVVDQLGRAPDWLCIPVGNAGNITAYWMGFCQYLQRGKCHHLPRMLGFQAAGSAPLVQGAPVDHPETIATAIRIGNPVNWQSALAVRDASQGGFYAVSDQEILQAYHLLAREEGIFCEPASAAAVAGLFHLQDQIPEDATIVCVLTGNGLKDPDNALQGHPFTQGIPPQREALARAMGF